From the genome of Rhodobacteraceae bacterium Araon29, one region includes:
- a CDS encoding dihydrodipicolinate synthase family protein translates to MLDETAKGVFTIAATPFLPVGALDLPSLDRLVDAYIEKGATGLTILGMMGEAEKLSAEESIEVIQAVTRHCDIPVIVGVSAPGFAAMSTLSNAAMDAGAAGVMVAPPPRLRTDEQIIRYYQDTSEVLGKTPFVLQDFPLATGVIISPSVILKIVEDCANCVMLKHEDWPGLEKITQLRQASDAGGRRISILCGNGGMYLLEEMLRGADGAMTGFGYPEMMAQVIAAFNTGDVARARDIFDAYMPMIRYEAQPGMGLAIRKYSLAKQGIIAHPTLRKPGAKLTNQAMVEIDAIAERQTRRLQELGL, encoded by the coding sequence ATGCTTGATGAAACCGCCAAAGGCGTCTTTACCATTGCAGCAACCCCGTTTTTGCCGGTTGGCGCGCTTGATTTGCCAAGTTTAGACCGGCTGGTGGATGCCTATATTGAAAAAGGCGCAACCGGCCTGACAATACTGGGCATGATGGGCGAGGCGGAAAAACTGTCGGCCGAGGAAAGCATTGAGGTCATTCAAGCGGTTACCCGCCATTGCGACATTCCGGTTATTGTGGGGGTTTCTGCCCCCGGTTTTGCGGCCATGAGCACGCTAAGCAATGCAGCGATGGATGCGGGTGCCGCCGGTGTTATGGTTGCGCCGCCGCCGCGCCTGAGAACCGATGAACAGATCATCAGGTATTACCAAGACACATCGGAGGTGCTTGGAAAAACGCCTTTTGTGCTACAGGATTTTCCTTTGGCCACAGGCGTGATCATTTCGCCCTCGGTGATTTTGAAAATTGTTGAAGACTGCGCCAATTGCGTCATGCTCAAGCACGAAGACTGGCCCGGGCTGGAAAAGATCACCCAATTGCGACAGGCTTCGGATGCAGGTGGGCGGCGGATTTCGATCCTGTGTGGAAATGGCGGGATGTATTTGCTAGAAGAGATGCTGCGCGGTGCAGATGGCGCAATGACCGGCTTTGGCTATCCGGAAATGATGGCGCAGGTTATTGCGGCTTTTAATACAGGCGATGTTGCGCGCGCGCGGGATATTTTTGACGCCTATATGCCGATGATCCGATATGAAGCGCAGCCGGGGATGGGATTGGCAATCCGAAAATATTCATTGGCCAAACAAGGTATAATTGCTCATCCCACATTGCGCAAACCCGGTGCAAAGCTGACCAACCAAGCGATGGTGGAAATTGATGCGATCGCCGAGCGTCAGACACGGCGGTTGCAAGAACTGGGTTTATGA